A window of Chryseobacterium aquaeductus genomic DNA:
TCTTTCTTCCGCAGTTTCGCCTAATAAAGAATTGATTCTGTCTTGAAGACTTTTCACGTGTTTTTGCAGTACCAGATCATTTTTTTCTATGCTGTTGGGAAATTCTTCCAAAAGTTTATTGAAAAAATCACGTTGCAAAATCGAAACTTCAGAATCTTCTACCGCTTCTATATAATAATTTGATTTCTCATTAAAGTACAAACTGCTTCGGTCACCAATCAACCAGTTTTCGGGAGCAAATTGTATAATGTGTTCTTTCCCGTTTTTATCAATGGAAAACATTCTTAACAGTCCTTTTTCAACAAAAAAAGTATTTCTGCACACTTCTCCATGTTGTAAAAGAAGTTCACCTTTTGATACTTTTTTTATCTCGTATTGCACACTGCAAAGACTCAGCCTTTCCGCTGGAACTTCTAATACCTTTGCTAAATAATTGGTCATGTTACTCATAATACAGCGTGCTTAAAGTGATATCTTGGTGCGATGCATTGTTGATCTCGTTACCGTTTTTGATTACAATTAACTGTGGGCTTTCATGTCTGATGCCGAAATTTTCTGCTATTTTATTAGAGATATTTCTGTGCGCCAAAAGATCTAGAAAATATAGAGTTACATTATGATTATCTGCATCATCAATTTCTTTTTCAAAATTTCTTAAAACTGTTTTGCTGATAAAACAGCTCGTAGAGTGTTTGAAAATAGCAATTTTTCCGGAATAAGATTTCTTTATCGCGTCTTCCAGATCTTTTTCAGATTCTATTAAATTCCAGAAAGATTTAGATTCTTTTTCTTCCGGTTTGCCGCCAAATATTTTGTCAAAAAAACTCATACATTAAATTGTTTCAAGTGATGATTGAGGTGCTTATATTCTAAAAATCCCCAATCTTTTTCTTCCATTTTCCCAAAAAGTGAGTGATCATCGGGTAAATCATGATTTTCATAAGCTTTACTATATTCTTTCAAAGTATCAAAAAGCTTAAATTTTGCTGTTTCAAAATCACACTCAAAATTAACGATAAGTTTTTGAAAACTTGGCATGTTTGGTGGAATTCCGTTATTGAAAATCTGAATTTCTTTTTTAGTTAAAATCCCGACTGCTCGTATAATAAAGTTTGTTTTGGGCAGATGTAGTTTTTTTAATGGAACTTTTAAAACCAATTCACAATGCGTTAACATCTGTGCAGCATTCATCCTACCCCATTTTCTTTCGGAATTATCAGAAAGTTGAGAAATTCTCTCAATAATTTCATTGAAATCATTTTTGTTGTGAAGACTTTTTCTTACCAACCTTTTTCTTTCTTTAAGTTTTCGATATGAGCAAAATGATGGTTACAATGCCATGAATAAAGTGCTAAATAATATCTGAGATTATAATCATTCTTTTTTTCGGGATGACGAAAAGTTCTTTCAAGCTGTCTGTTCGTAAGAGTTTTTAATAAAAAATACCATCTTTGGTGAATTCCTTTCAGCATTCTCATGGCTGGTTTTATTGGTATACTTATACTGTCTTGAAGTTCTGCCCATTTTGCTTCTTCGTAAGGTTTTATCGTCGGGTTTTCCTCTGTTAAAGCCAATTTAAAACGAATAAAACTATTGGCGTGGCTGTCTGCCAAATGATTAACGAGCTGTCTCACCGTCCATCCTCCGTTTCTGTAAGGAGTATCAAGTTGTTCGTTAGAAAAATCTTCAATTAAATTTTTTAATTTTTCAGGAAAGTTTTTGATGACTTTGATATGACTTTCCAGTTCGATGTCGCAACTGATGTTACCTTCCTGAAAATCTCCGATTGGAAATTTCTTGATGTCACTATTATCCATTTCGTTTTAATTTATATTTTTCTGGTGTTTAATTTTATAATCTCAATCTTAACCTGCGTAAATTTATCAAAAATTTCCAGAAATTCAGACATGAAAAAAGCCTTAGATTATTATAAAACTAAAGCCTTAATTATAAAGAATTAAAAATTAATAACCATGTAAATCGATACCTTCGGTTCGTTGCAAAGTTACTTTTTTTCCCATTTTCTTTTGAATCACTCTGAAATGCTGCAATTCATCATCGGTAAGAATATTTATGGCTATTCCTTTTTCTCCTGCACGTCCTGTTCTGCCAATTCTGTGAATGTAATCTAAAGGCGAACGAGGTAATTCGTAATTAATCACACAAGGTAGAGACTCGATGTGGATACCACGACCAATCAGGTCTGTTGCAACCAAAATCTGAGCACCATTCACTTTAAATTCTTCCAAATTATTTCTACGGGCACCCTGCGATTTCTGACTGTGAATCGCAACCGCTTTTATTTTATTTTTCTTCAGCTTTTCGACCAGATTATCTGCAGATTTTGTCGACGAAACAAAAATTAAAGCTTTCTCAACTTTCTTTTCTTTAATTAAATAGCGCAAAAAAGGTCCTTTATTTTCCGGTGAAACGTGATAGGCTAATTGCTCAATATGATCAATTTCAACTTCATCTTTCTTGATTTCGATCAATACAGGATTCATCGATACACGCTTCTTCATTTCAGAAATTTTGTCATCTAAAGTTGCAGAAAATAAAGTAGTCTGTTTCATGACAGGCATCATACCAAAAAGCTTATTCATCTCATCGCCAAAACCTAACTGAAACATTTTGTCTGCCTCGTCAATTACCAGATGCTGAATTCCTGAGATACTCAAAGCATTATGGTCAATCAAATCTAAAAGACGACCAGGAGTTGCGATAAGTACTTCTACACCGAACATTCCTTTCATCTGCGGATTGATAGAAACACCGCCGTAAACTGCCATTGTACGAATCTCACGCTTCAGATTTTCTGTAAATGCTCTGAAAACTTCATCAATCTGAATCGCCAATTCTCGTGTAGGAACCAATATTAAAACCTGTACGTTACGGTCTTTTTTAACTTCTGCATTTTGTAATTTTTCTAAAATTGGCATGACAAAACAAGCCGTTTTTCCGGAACCTGTTTGTGCAATTCCGACCAGATCTTTTCCCTCTAAAATCACAGGAATTGCCTGCTCCTGAATTGGAAATGGCTTCAGATAACCTAACTTTTTAACAGAATGAATAACATTGCTTGATAATCCTAACGACTCAAATGACATAAAAATACTTATTTGTGCAAAGATAAGCTATTGAGATTTGGTTATTCTAAAAACGCAAATTTTACTTGTTTACAACTAACTAAAAAATATTGGAAATATGATATAAATGCCGTTTTGTCCGATAATTAATCTTTGGACAATTTTTTGAACACTAATTTTTATCAATTTATTAGAAATTCAATCCATATGAAAATGAAAAAAGCATTAATAATAGTCGATGTACAGAACGATTTTTGTGAAGGCGGAGCATTGGCTGTTCCTGAAGCAAACGAAATAATTCCATATATCAATCTTCTGATGGAAGAAAATGAGTATGATCAAATCGTTCTAACCCAAGACTGGCATCCCGCAAATCATAAAAGTTTTGCAAGCAACAATGGAAAAAATGTGGGTGAAAGTATTATTTTAAATGGAGTTCCACAGTTTATGTGGCCAGACCACTGCGTTGAAGGAACTTTTGGAGCAGAATTTCATAAGGATTTGAATAGAGAAAAAGTGACTCACATTATCCAGAAAGGAAAAAATACTGAAATTGATGCGTACAGCGGTTTTCAGGATAACAATCATTTTATGAAAACAGGTTTGGATGATTTCTTAAAATATCACGATATTCAATTAGTAGAAATTGTAGGTTTAGCAATGGATTATTGTGTGAAATTTACCGCAACAGATGCCGTTGCAAACGGATTTATCACTTGTCTTCACTTCAACGGAACAAAAGCTGTCAATGTAAAACCTGATAACGGTAAAGATGCTATTTTTGAAATGATTCAGAAAGGAGTGACGGTTTTGGGATAGTTAGTTAAAAATATAATTGTCATTCCGTAGGAATCTAAGCAATGTTTTCTGCGTTTAGATTCCTACGGAATAACAAAAAAAATGATTTAAATGAAAAGGACGCAGAAAACTAATTCTGCGTCCTTTTCATTAATTTAAAATTTTTAAATTATGAATTAAAAACTCATAATTCGTAATTCAAAATTGATAACTTATTAAAGCATTTTTAAAGTATTCACTTCCAAATCTGTAAGGATTCTCCAGTGTCCTCTTTTGATGTTTTTCTTTGTCATTCCTGCGAACATTACTCTGTCAAGAGCTTCCACCTCATATCCTAATCTTTGGAAAATTCTTCTGATGACACGGTTCCAGCCAATGTGGATTTCCATTCCGATTTCATTTTTAGGTTTCCCTTCAATGAACGAAATTTGATCAACCGTTGCTATACCTTCTTCAAGACGAATACCTTCAACAATCAATTTCATGTCTTCATTAGTTAATTTCTTATCCAAAGTTACATGATAGATCTTTTTGGCATCAAAAGACGGGTGCGTCAATTTTTTCGTCATGTGTCCGTCATTTGTCAAAAGAATAACTCCCGTTGTAGAACGATCTAGTCTTCCAACTGGGAATACACGGTACGGAGATGCATTTGCAACCAAATCCATTACTGTTTTTCTTGCTTTGTCATCTTTGGTTGTAGAAATGTAACCTTTTGGCTTATTTAAAAGTATATAAACCGGTTTTTCCGGAGTGATACCTTGTCCGTCGAAAACCACTTTATCCGTTTTCTCAACCTGATATCCCATTTCTGTAACTACCTGTCCGTTAACTTCTACTAATCCCTGAACGATTAGTTCATCAGCTTCTCTCCTGCTGCAGATTCCTGAGTTTGCAATGTATTTATTTAGACGGATCGTATCTTTATGTACATCTTTTTCAACCTTCTTGAATCTTCTTTTCTGTACAAAAGATTTTGCTCTGTCATCATCTCTGTCAGTTTTTTCGCTTCCGGGTTTTCTTCCGTATTTTAAACTGCCTCTTTCGTATTTTCCTCTTACATCTGAGCTGCTTCTTCCTTCACCACCTCTCTTGAAGCTGGTTTTTCCAAAAGACTTTCTCTCTTCACTTTGATTAGATACAAATGGTTCTTTTTCAGTTTTAGCATATTTTTTTTCCATTCGACTCTCATAGCTCGTATCAGATCTCCTAGAATCGGGTTTTTTGAAAGGTTTAGAGCCGTCTGTATCTCTATCACTTCTGCTGAATGGCTTTTTCTCAAATTTTGATGAGCCGCTTTCATTTCTATCTTTTGGTTCAAAACTTCTTTCACCAGTTTTAGAAAATGGTTTTTTGAAAGATCTTGATTCTGAAGAATTTCCAGATTTAGGAGAGCGAGGACTGTCCGAATTTCTTGTTGAAGATCTCGGTTTTTTTGGTCTTCCTGAATTATTATTGTCTCTGCTCATTCTAAATATTTTTGCAAAGATAGTGATTTAGTTACGAGTTAGAAATTAAGAATCATAACTTTGTACAATTGTTTGCTTATTAATTCACTTAAAAATCAAAAAATGATTACTTTTTTAGACCGTGATTTTTCTCAACTCAACGATTTTCTAACCGAAAACCCATTCAGTAAAATTTTTATCCTTGTAGACGAAAATACTCATGAATATTGTCTTCCCGTACTTTTGGGAAATTTGGAAACCGAAATCAGTTTTGAAATTTTGGAAGTTGAGCCGGGTGAAGAAATGAAAAATATTCAGACAGTTAATCATCTGTGGGAAATTTTAACGGAAATGCAGGCTGACCGCAAAGCATTGATTATCAATTTGGGCGGTGGCGTGATTACCGACATGGGTGGTTTTGTTTCGTCTACTTATAAAAGAGGAATTCAGTTTATCAATATTCCTACTACTCTATTATCGATGTGTGATGCTTCTATTGGCGGAAAAACCGGAATTGATCTTATGCATTATAAAAATATGGTGGGGACATTTAGTTTTCCTGAGCAGATTTTTGTGTATCCTCAATTTTTAGAAACACTTCCCTATAAAGAACTGCGAAGTGGCTTTGCAGAAATGCTGAAACATGGATTGATTGCTGACAAAACTCATTGGGAAAATCTTATTCAAATTCAGAAGATTGATGCTGAAGGTATTTTTCCGCATATCCAGACTTCGATGGATATTAAACAGAACGTTGTAGAAAAAGATTTTCACGAGAAGAATGTAAGAAAAACCCTAAACTTCGGTCACACCATTGGTCATGCAATAGAAAGTTTATATTTAGAAAAAGGAAATCCTATTCTTCATGGTGAAGCTGTTGCACTGGGTATGACCTGCGAAACCCATCTTTCGTTCTTAGAAGGTTTACTATCTGAAGAAGATGCGGAAACCATTATTTCAAATATTTCCAGATATTATTCATTTTTAGATTTAAGTGATTTTAAATACGATGATATTTTCAAACTTTTATTAAACGACAAAAAGAATGAAGAAAGCAAAATCAATTTTTCTCTGCTTTCCGGAATTGGCTCTTGCATTTTTGATTATCAATGTAAAACAAAAAACATCCAGAATTCATTAGATTTTTATAAAAAAATCAGCCAATTTTAGAATTAATAGCACTATGTAAACTAAATTTTTAGTTAGTATCATTGCAAGCATACTACTTTCGATTAAATTTTAAATATTTGATTATCAGTTGTTTATATTTTAATTTTATTTTTAGTGACATCTATCATGTTCAATTTCGTGTTCGAAAATCGATTTTGGCAAACAATTTGGAAGATACCACTCGTCAAACTCCAAAAAAGTTTGGTAGTAAAATTTAAAATTAGAAAAATAATAAATATTAAAAATTTAAAGTTATGAAAAAGTTAATTTTAGGACTAGCGGTTACAGCAAGTTCATTAGCATTCGCTCAGACAACGACTACAACTACACCATCAATGTCTTCAGATGTAAGATTTGGTATTAAGGCTGGTATGAACGTTTCATCTCTATCGGAAGACGCGGGTCTTGCAGATCAAAAGTCAAAAATTGGTTTTAATGCAGGTATATTCGCAACGATTCCAGTAGCAGAATCATTCAGTATTCAGCCAGAGGTTTTATACACACAATATGGTGACAAATATGATCAAGTGATTTTAGGAAACAGATATTCTAGAGCTAGACATTTAGATTATGTTTCAGTACCTGTTATGTTCCAGTATAACTTCGTTCCAAATTTTTATGTAGAAGCTGGTCCTGAATTTGGAGTTTTAGTTAGTGCTAAAAATAAATTTAAAAATGAAACAAATAACAATGTAATCACTGAATCTGGTAACTATAAAGATGATTTGAATTCATTTAATTTAGGTATTGGTTTAGGTGCTGGTTATTATTTCACAGACAATATTGGTATTACAGCAAGATATGTTGCAGGTGTAACTGATGTAAATAAAGACAGACCAAACGGTTCTGATGCTGTAAGAAACAATACTTTCCAAGTAGGTTTAGCTTACAAATTCTAAGAACTAGAAAAATCTTATTTCAATAAAAAAGAGTCCGTCTCACAACTAGTGAAAACGGACTTTTTTTATGATTTTTCTCGACCTCCTGTCAGAGAATGATTTTCATACAGTCGATTCTGAACCCACATCATTGAGTTGTGAGACTAACTCTTTTTATATGAAATTTAATCTTAACTAAATAACTCTATTTCTTCTCCTTTTGCAACCGGATATTCTTCAGTGAAACATCCAAAACAATGATTTGAGGAACCTAAAATTACCTTTAAGTTTTCCGTACTCAAAAATTCTAAAGAATCTACTCCCAGATAATCTCTCAACTGTTCGGTTGACATATTTGCAGAGATCAAATCATCCTTTGATGGCGTGTCAATTCCTAAATAACAAGGTGCGATAATTGGTGGTGAAACACTTCTGAAATGAATTTCCTTGACACCTGCTTCTTTTAAAATTTTAACCAATCTCTTAGAAGTTGTTCCACGAACGATAGAATCATCGATGATCACTACTCTTTTTCCTTTAATTTCAGAAATAATCGGGTTTAGTTTAAGGTTCACTACCCTTTCTCTCATTTCCTGAGTTGGTACGATGAAACTTCTTCCGATATATCTGTTTTTGATCAAAACCGGACGGAAAGGTATTCCTGAAGCTTTCGAAAAACCAATCGCAGCAGGAACTCCAGAATCAGGAACTCCAATTACAATATCGGCTTCTACAGGAGCTTGTTCCCAGATTTTCTCACCAGACTTTTCTCTGATTTCGTATACATTGATGTTTTCTAAAGAGGAATCGGGTCTTGCAAAATAAATATATTCAAACGAACAGATTCTTTGCTTGCCTCTTTCTTCATTCACCATGTAAGAATTTAGTTTTCCGGGCTCGTTTTCATTGGTGTAGATGATTTCTCCAGGAAGAATATCTCTTACATATTGTGCTCCAACCGCGTCTAAAGCTACAGATTCTGAAGCCACAACGTAAGTTTTTTCATCGATTGCACCTAAAACTAAAGGTCTGATTCCGTTAAAATCTCTAAAAGCGAAAAATTTATTTCTTGTCATTCCGACAACAGAATATGCGCCTTCAATTTTCTCCATTGTAGCTTTAATCGCTCCACGAAGACCTAAATCAAGATTTTTTTGAATTAATCTTAAAATAACCTCAGAATCTGAAGTTGCTCTGAAAACAACGCCTTCAGCTTCCAATTCTGTTTTTAATTCTCTCGCATTGGTTAAGTTACCATTATGAGCGATAGAAAGTATAATCTGGTCATATTCGTTTTTGGCAAAAAATGGCTGAAAATTATATTTCTTTTTGTCTCCTGCAGTCGTGTAACGAGTGTGCCCGATAGCAGAATTTCCCATAAAAGCTTCGGGATCCTGGATCTCTTTATAAACATCCAAAACCAAACCTTCATCTTTCATATTGGTGATTTTTCCGTCTTTCAAAACGGAAATCCCACACGCTTCCTGACCTCTGTGCTGCAAAGCAAAAAGCCCGAATTGTGAAAGAGAAAACGTATCGAGATCATTGTCAGAATACATTCCGAAGATGCCGCACTCCTCATTCGGAGCATCAAGTCTTTCTTCTTCCTGCGTTCTGAAAAGATTTCTTCCGTAGGTTTGATTTTCAAACTGTTTTAAATATTCACTTTTATGAATGTCTAAACTTTTCATTTTTATTTCTCTAAAATTAAAAGATTAAAAATTTAACAATTAAAAGATTACAGACTGTTTAATTTTAAAATTCTTAAATCTTTAAATAAATTAAATTACTTCTGTAAAATAGCCTTAAGGCGATTGTAGATCTCAACGTAAGCTTCAGTTACTTCGCCAAGATCTCTTCTGAATCTGTCTTTATCCAGTTTCTTCATCGTGTCTTTGTCCCAAAGTCTGCACGTGTCAGGAGAAATTTCGTCTGCTAAGATGATTTCACCAGTTGAAGTTTTACCCAATTCGATTTTAAAATCAACCAGGATAATGTTCATTTTATCAAAAAGGTCGATCAGAATATCGTTAATGTCTGAGGTCAATTCGTACATTTCGTCAAGCTCTTCGTATGTTGCTGCACCTAAGAAAACCGCGTGGTGATCGTTGATAAGCGGATCTCCCAATTCGTCTTTTTTGTAGCAGATATCGAAAATTGTAACCGGAGATTTTATTCCTTCCTCTACACCTAATCTTTGTGCCATGCTTCCTGCAGAATAGTTTCTTACCACCATTTCCAAAGGAATAATAGATACTTTTTTTACCAATTGTTCTCTTTCGTCCAATTGCTTAATGAAATGAGTTTTGATCCCTTTTTCATTCAAATATTCAAAAATAAGAGTTGTGATGGCGTTATTCATTTCACCTTTCAAATCCACAGAACCTCTTTTTTGAGCATTAAATGCTGTAGCATCGTCTTTAAAACGTACTACCACTTCGTCAGGATTATCGGTAGCAAATACTTGTTTTGCCTTACCTTCATACAACATTTCTTTCTTTTGACTCATAATTTTTACTTTTTTTAAAAAGGAATTCGCGAATCTACGATTTCCGTTTCTGCATTAGATTTATATTATTTTACTTAATTAAAATTCCTGTTAAAACTGCTATTCCAAAACTCAGCAATGTACCGATGAGCACATATTCTGTCAGTTTTCTTTGTTTAGCCTGTGCAAGATCGCTGAATCTGAAAACAGATTTTGCTGCGACCATAAAACCTACGCCTTCCCAATGATTGACCATAATAAAAGTGAATACCAAAAGACGTTCTAATATTCCAATATATTTTCCGGCACTGGATAAAGATTCGGTTTGTATATTGTTGTGTGCTTCAGCAACCGGAGTCCATGAAGACAGTAAAGTTTTAATAATAATCGAAGTTGGTGTCGATAAAAATAAAACTGCAACTGCGATTTTTAATAAGTTTTGATCTTTTAAAAATTCAAAATTAAATTCATTAAAATAAAAAGAAACTCCTGCAATCACTGCGATGTGCAAAAATTGGTCGATAAAAAACCATCTTTTTTTAGTTTTAACATTTTGAAAATAAAGTTTTGAGGCATCAATTACTAAATGTGAAATTCCCACGACTACCGCTACCCACCATAACTCTGTGTTCCAAAGAAAAATAAAACTTAAGAAGTTGTGAATCAGAATGTGAAGGTACAAATATTTGCTCTTCAGTTTTATGTTTTCTTTATCTGCAACCCAAGAATTTGGCTGAAGAATAAAATCTCCAAGTAGATGTGCCAATATGAGTTGAGTAAAGATCATACTACAATTCTGAGATTTTCTTTGTAAAATAGTGATTGGTTTCTACGATAAGTTCGTAGTTTGCACGTTTCAGCCTTTGGCTGATAGACGACTGCGAAATCGCAAATTTTTTCGCAAGATCTTCTTGTGTCATGTCATTATTCATGATCATTTCGTGGATAATTTCTGCAGTTGCCATCGTCCAGCTATCAAAATCTTTTGAAGACCATTTGAGAAGAATATTGAGATCGCGATCTAAAGACTCGTTGTTGGTTTTTATAGAAACAGTGTGTCCGTCATTCTTGAGATCGTTTAGCAATCTCCCTGAATTTACATAAGCTGTACCGTTGGATTCTGTAATTTTTTCTGATGAAAAATTTTCCTCGCCGATACCAATGGCGATCCTAACGTCTAAATTTTCCTGACTTCTTATAAGAGATTTGATGGCTAAGAAACGCCAAAAAACGTCATTAATATTACATTTGAGCTGAAATTCGTCGCCTCTGTAAATTTCCCATGTTTGTGGAGCACTTCCCCACTTTTCAAGAAGATTTTTCAGTTTGGTGATCCAAACTTGAGTGTCTGCATATTGCGAATTTATAATATCACCGGTGATGACCGCTATCATTTTGCAAATATAAGCATTAATACTTATATACAAAAGATATAAGCAGAAACACTTATAGATGTGTAATATTAGTGAATTTGCTTATATCAATAATATGGTTTTTGAATTTATCGTTTGATGAACGGATAGGTTTTTCCATCTAATTCTAATAGATAATTTCCGGTATTTAGATTCTGTATCGATATATTTTTCTTTTTGATAAAAGGTTTTTTCTCAGTATAAATAATCTTCCCCGAAAGGTCGATGATCTGAGCTCTTTCTATGTTTTGTGTGTTTCCTTTGACGAAAATAAAATCATTGGCAGGATTTGGATAAATTTTAAATTCTTCGGTTTCCGAAAAAATATTTTCATAAACTGATAGAGATCCCAAATTTTGGCAATAGTTAGCTGCATAAGAATCCCATTCTGTGGAACTGAAAATGGCACTTGGCTGAGTAATTGTTGATTTTCTGTAAAGCGAAATATCCGCATTTGTATTTTGGTTGAATTTTAATCCTACAGCATCAATAGTAGTTGAATTATAAGCCAATTCTACATATTGAGTTCCCGAAAATATCATCGGATCAGACGCTGTGAGAAATTTTGCATCTGAATTTGTATAGCACGACAAAGTTGCCTTGGGATTTAAGATGACAAAACTTTGATTATTGTCGATTTTTCCTTCGAGTTCAAAACTGTTTCCAAGATAATAATTATCATAAACGCTATCGTAAAACTGGATATTGAGTCTATAATTATTTAAATTTATTTCGTGCCCTGTCTTATTTACAATCTCAATTGCCTTATTATTTCCGCTGCCTTCGATATATTTTACAATCATCAGATCTTTAGAATTTGTATCTGCAGCTGTTGTTGAAACAGTGATTGAATTGCTGTCTGAAGATTCCAAATAACCTTTATCAAAGGCTCTTACCGTAAAAGAATAGGATGTGGAAGGACTTAAATGATCGATCACAATCGATGTGCTTTTTGTTGTAGCAATTGGTGTTGCAGAACCATTCATATAAATTCTATATCCTAAAATATCGGTGTCGGTTGTTGGATTCCAGCTTAAATGAATAAA
This region includes:
- a CDS encoding DUF3307 domain-containing protein, which gives rise to MIFTQLILAHLLGDFILQPNSWVADKENIKLKSKYLYLHILIHNFLSFIFLWNTELWWVAVVVGISHLVIDASKLYFQNVKTKKRWFFIDQFLHIAVIAGVSFYFNEFNFEFLKDQNLLKIAVAVLFLSTPTSIIIKTLLSSWTPVAEAHNNIQTESLSSAGKYIGILERLLVFTFIMVNHWEGVGFMVAAKSVFRFSDLAQAKQRKLTEYVLIGTLLSFGIAVLTGILIK
- a CDS encoding SatD family protein, whose protein sequence is MIAVITGDIINSQYADTQVWITKLKNLLEKWGSAPQTWEIYRGDEFQLKCNINDVFWRFLAIKSLIRSQENLDVRIAIGIGEENFSSEKITESNGTAYVNSGRLLNDLKNDGHTVSIKTNNESLDRDLNILLKWSSKDFDSWTMATAEIIHEMIMNNDMTQEDLAKKFAISQSSISQRLKRANYELIVETNHYFTKKISEL
- a CDS encoding endonuclease, producing MKKILLPVLFITLFVNAQIPAGYYNGTAGLAGYALKTKLHDIISEKNVNWHYGDLPSFYNQTDLDTYYDHGIANTTFLLDLYSENPLGTDAYEYISSQIVSGSSAEGLGYNREHIMPQSTFYSNYPMYSDLFFVIPTDARINQLRSNYPYGISNSTIHYTFTNTSKIGNNGTSGMTYTGRVYEPINEFKGDIARSLLYFAVRYESKLRTFKYDTTTNPVTDRNQLDGTEERAFDLPYIQMLKQWNILDPVSQKEIDRNNAVYTIQKNRNPFIDHPEWINLIWSENPDATPPLAPISLVSNQQNAHFIHLSWNPTTDTDILGYRIYMNGSATPIATTKSTSIVIDHLSPSTSYSFTVRAFDKGYLESSDSNSITVSTTAADTNSKDLMIVKYIEGSGNNKAIEIVNKTGHEINLNNYRLNIQFYDSVYDNYYLGNSFELEGKIDNNQSFVILNPKATLSCYTNSDAKFLTASDPMIFSGTQYVELAYNSTTIDAVGLKFNQNTNADISLYRKSTITQPSAIFSSTEWDSYAANYCQNLGSLSVYENIFSETEEFKIYPNPANDFIFVKGNTQNIERAQIIDLSGKIIYTEKKPFIKKKNISIQNLNTGNYLLELDGKTYPFIKR